One window of the Prosthecobacter dejongeii genome contains the following:
- a CDS encoding 3-hydroxy-5-phosphonooxypentane-2,4-dione thiolase has protein sequence MADISTSAADKKEKEYFANIPQEAPGFFLKGSHQYDWGLKNRLSQVFNPKDGRTVMLAFDHGYFQGPTTGLERVDQTILPLEPYADCLMLTRGIQRSVIPASTRKAIALRASGGTSMVSPFEEWEGELDGKKVKFGRPGFEPLSNESTALNIEEAIRLNASILAVQVFIGSAYERQSLKNLTDLVDAASRYGIAVMGVTAVGRAMARNAQYFRLATRIMAELGANVVKCYYTEEDFETVTSCCPVPIVIAGGKKLPELEALSMCYNAIQQGANGVDMGRNIFQSDAPISMMQAVRGVVHEGLTPEQGYQMYNDLKAKGTK, from the coding sequence ATGGCCGACATCAGCACCAGCGCAGCAGACAAGAAAGAGAAGGAATACTTCGCCAACATCCCTCAGGAGGCCCCGGGCTTTTTCCTCAAGGGCTCCCACCAGTATGACTGGGGGCTCAAGAACCGCCTCAGCCAGGTCTTCAATCCCAAGGACGGCCGCACCGTCATGCTCGCCTTTGACCACGGTTATTTCCAGGGCCCGACTACTGGCCTCGAGCGTGTGGACCAGACCATCCTCCCTCTGGAGCCCTATGCCGACTGCTTGATGCTCACCCGTGGCATCCAGCGCAGCGTCATCCCTGCTTCCACTCGCAAAGCCATCGCCCTGCGTGCTTCCGGCGGCACCTCCATGGTCAGCCCCTTTGAAGAGTGGGAAGGCGAACTGGACGGTAAGAAGGTCAAGTTTGGTCGCCCTGGCTTTGAGCCCCTCTCCAACGAAAGCACCGCGCTGAACATTGAGGAAGCTATCCGCCTCAACGCCAGCATCCTGGCCGTGCAGGTCTTCATCGGCAGCGCTTATGAGCGCCAGTCCCTGAAGAACCTGACCGACCTGGTGGATGCCGCCAGCCGTTACGGCATCGCCGTGATGGGCGTGACCGCCGTGGGCCGTGCGATGGCCCGCAACGCGCAGTATTTCCGCCTGGCCACGCGCATCATGGCAGAGCTGGGAGCCAACGTGGTGAAGTGCTACTACACGGAAGAAGACTTTGAAACGGTGACGAGCTGCTGCCCAGTGCCGATCGTGATCGCGGGTGGGAAGAAGCTGCCCGAGTTGGAAGCCTTGAGCATGTGCTACAACGCGATCCAGCAGGGAGCCAATGGAGTGGACATGGGGCGAAACATCTTCCAGAGCGATGCGCCGATCAGCATGATGCAGGCGGTGCGAGGAGTGGTGCATGAAGGTCTGACGCCTGAACAGGGCTACCAGATGTACAACGACCTCAAGGCCAAAGGCACTAAGTAA
- a CDS encoding ApaG domain-containing protein, translating to MNVRFEHLTGLSVTVDEVQYDPTRPAPPDRPHPFVYHVSIHNASEETVNIFGRKWIVRDTDGDTLVVEGDGVVGQFPKLEPGQTFSYNSYHVIKAESTATGSFFGTTTQGRPVCARIPRFEMHPPLLA from the coding sequence ATGAACGTCCGCTTTGAGCATCTCACCGGCCTCTCCGTCACTGTGGATGAGGTACAGTATGATCCGACGCGGCCCGCGCCGCCAGATCGGCCCCACCCGTTCGTGTATCATGTCTCCATCCACAATGCTTCCGAGGAGACTGTAAACATCTTCGGCCGTAAGTGGATCGTCCGCGATACCGATGGCGATACTCTTGTGGTGGAAGGTGATGGCGTTGTTGGTCAGTTCCCGAAACTGGAGCCTGGGCAGACCTTCAGTTACAATTCCTACCACGTTATCAAGGCGGAGAGCACCGCCACAGGCTCATTCTTCGGCACCACCACGCAGGGCAGACCCGTCTGCGCTCGCATCCCCCGCTTTGAGATGCATCCCCCTTTACTGGCCTAA
- a CDS encoding FAD-dependent oxidoreductase → MMLRRTLLAALAATALSSPAQQVWVEAESFANPGGWMLDTQFIDIMGSPYLLAHGMGTPVKNAETEITVAEPGSYKVWVRTKNWVGPWDAPGAPGKFQVSVNGKTLDKVLGTEGKDWLWQEAGTVELKGKAKIGLVDNTGFDGRVDALVLSKDATFTPPADFAATNELRKKLLGLPAQAPETEEYDLVVVGGGYSGMGAALSGARQGLKVAFIQNRPVLGGNGSSEVQVWAMGGTRRGLYPHLGEIVEEFADRASNSPAATPEEFNDKLKEEVVKAEKTIDLFLNTHVYAVEMEKGADKKIRSVTGLDTRTGKETRFRGKFFSDCTGHGSVGFLAGASILQEDKGRMGMSNMWVLKKSEKPKAWPETPWALDLKLEDFPAPKVMEPAGIKNKANMTGYDLGYTPVENAEDYLHGEWFWESGFDQDPINGLERIRDWNFRAVYGAVSALKKFEPAKYGSYDMQWLAYVGGTRESRRIVGDLILPGEDMVKGVIHPDACVPTTWDQDLHYPKEQYAVKFPENPFISRAQFGKHTDRKNGYPVPYRCLYSKDIGNLFMAGRNISVDRYALGSTRVMRTCGMFGEVVGKAAWISVRHHTTPRGVYEQYLDILKDLMNQPGAMRRDSLEGPLYLPANAKKLPEIVNETLDVKKMDGLVIDDADAELTGKWAQGEGLKPFVGDHYSYGQDKGASAKFAFAVKESGEYEVRVYWQPHENRGKSVPITVLSADGEKTVQVDQSKPANGKQGAHTIGTFKFNAGEEASVIFRTEGSKGNVHLDAVQVVKK, encoded by the coding sequence ATGATGTTACGTCGCACCTTATTAGCCGCTCTAGCGGCCACTGCTCTTTCTTCTCCTGCTCAGCAAGTCTGGGTGGAGGCGGAGTCTTTTGCCAACCCTGGTGGCTGGATGCTGGATACCCAGTTCATTGATATTATGGGGTCTCCTTACCTGCTGGCTCATGGCATGGGCACACCTGTCAAAAACGCCGAGACAGAGATCACGGTGGCAGAGCCTGGAAGCTATAAGGTCTGGGTGCGCACCAAAAACTGGGTGGGCCCATGGGATGCCCCGGGAGCTCCAGGGAAATTCCAGGTCAGCGTGAATGGCAAGACGCTGGATAAAGTGCTGGGCACGGAGGGCAAGGATTGGCTATGGCAGGAAGCGGGCACGGTCGAATTGAAAGGAAAGGCTAAAATAGGCCTCGTCGATAACACGGGTTTTGATGGCCGAGTGGATGCCCTCGTTCTGAGCAAGGATGCAACATTCACCCCGCCTGCTGACTTTGCTGCAACGAATGAGCTGCGTAAAAAGTTGTTAGGCCTTCCTGCGCAAGCCCCGGAGACTGAGGAGTATGATCTCGTGGTCGTCGGTGGTGGTTATTCGGGTATGGGTGCCGCTCTATCAGGAGCACGCCAAGGTTTGAAAGTGGCCTTCATTCAGAATCGTCCGGTTCTGGGGGGGAATGGCTCCAGCGAAGTGCAGGTTTGGGCCATGGGGGGCACTCGTCGGGGGCTGTATCCTCACTTGGGCGAGATCGTGGAAGAATTCGCCGATCGTGCGAGTAACAGTCCTGCGGCCACGCCTGAAGAGTTTAACGACAAACTCAAAGAAGAAGTGGTGAAGGCCGAGAAGACGATTGATCTTTTCCTCAACACTCACGTCTATGCAGTGGAGATGGAAAAGGGCGCGGATAAGAAGATTCGCAGCGTCACGGGCCTAGACACCAGGACGGGGAAAGAGACCCGTTTTCGTGGCAAGTTCTTCAGCGATTGCACCGGCCATGGCAGTGTGGGTTTCCTGGCAGGGGCTAGCATTCTTCAAGAAGACAAAGGCCGCATGGGCATGAGCAACATGTGGGTCCTGAAGAAGTCTGAGAAACCAAAGGCCTGGCCTGAAACTCCTTGGGCGTTGGACTTGAAATTGGAAGATTTTCCGGCCCCTAAAGTGATGGAGCCTGCGGGCATCAAGAATAAGGCAAACATGACGGGTTATGACCTGGGTTACACCCCGGTGGAAAACGCTGAAGACTATCTGCATGGTGAGTGGTTCTGGGAGAGCGGTTTTGACCAGGACCCGATCAATGGTCTGGAACGCATTCGTGACTGGAACTTCCGTGCAGTGTATGGGGCGGTGAGTGCTTTGAAGAAGTTTGAGCCGGCCAAGTATGGCAGCTACGACATGCAGTGGTTGGCCTATGTGGGCGGGACTCGCGAATCCCGCCGCATTGTGGGTGACCTCATTCTTCCAGGGGAAGACATGGTGAAAGGTGTGATTCATCCTGATGCGTGCGTGCCGACGACTTGGGACCAAGATCTGCACTATCCAAAAGAGCAGTATGCAGTGAAATTTCCTGAGAACCCGTTTATCTCTCGCGCTCAATTTGGCAAACACACGGACCGCAAAAACGGTTATCCGGTGCCTTATCGCTGCCTGTATTCCAAAGACATTGGCAACCTATTCATGGCGGGCCGCAATATCAGTGTGGACCGTTACGCTCTGGGCAGCACACGCGTGATGCGTACGTGCGGCATGTTCGGTGAAGTGGTGGGCAAGGCTGCGTGGATCAGCGTGCGTCATCACACGACTCCACGGGGTGTGTATGAGCAGTATCTGGACATTTTGAAGGACTTGATGAACCAACCTGGGGCGATGCGTCGCGACAGTTTGGAAGGTCCACTTTACCTTCCGGCGAATGCCAAAAAGCTGCCTGAGATCGTCAATGAGACGCTGGATGTGAAGAAGATGGATGGGTTGGTGATTGATGACGCAGATGCTGAACTCACGGGTAAGTGGGCTCAAGGTGAAGGCCTGAAGCCTTTCGTGGGTGACCATTACAGCTATGGCCAGGACAAAGGTGCCAGTGCAAAGTTTGCCTTCGCGGTGAAAGAAAGTGGCGAATATGAAGTGCGCGTTTATTGGCAGCCGCATGAAAATCGCGGTAAGTCTGTACCCATTACCGTTTTGAGTGCTGACGGAGAGAAGACTGTGCAAGTGGACCAAAGCAAGCCTGCCAATGGCAAGCAGGGGGCTCATACGATTGGCACGTTCAAGTTCAATGCCGGTGAAGAGGCTTCTGTGATCTTCCGGACGGAAGGTTCCAAGGGTAACGTTCACCTGGATGCCGTGCAGGTGGTGAAGAAGTAA
- a CDS encoding right-handed parallel beta-helix repeat-containing protein → MPPRPAFIAHVAALIQLTFLVVGAVLGAEYHVSPAGLDSNNGTQAAPFREIRRALSAISPGDTVIVADGSYKGFDAVSLGSANTVTKIIAPGRKAIITKTTDRGINNPNNMVVWLCTNVVFEGLQTFGSANAGMRIIESNHVTVRHGVFGNHYRWGVVTSHSNDIVLEYNDCYGSIEQHGIYVANSGDRPIVRGNRLHDNVGSGLRSNGDVIQGGDGIITGALFENNIIYNNGSLGGAGMNLDGLQDGIIRNNLLYNNLATGIALFKGGGAEGPKGMQVLNNTIITPAAARYNLRITDVIGPITVRNNLLYNATTAKGPFSWNTPSDAAWTDSDYNAFGGGRFISTDGETSRISLETWFASGHEPHSIPLITLENSVVAPAGADFRLKTGSPLIDAGTTLANVTTDILGTSRTLGNAPDIGVYEHGLYAAWKATLGIPLATPDSFDSDADGIPLLMEYAMNSDPKAAIPMRQLAVTRQAGSLQLSYPLQRADLVYAAETSSDLKNWTSNGVEHSSPGTASSASVLIIPNRSRQFLRLKITLP, encoded by the coding sequence ATGCCTCCTCGCCCAGCTTTCATCGCCCATGTTGCCGCGCTGATTCAACTGACCTTCTTGGTCGTTGGAGCAGTCCTGGGAGCAGAATACCATGTCTCACCAGCAGGCCTGGATTCCAACAATGGCACTCAGGCCGCCCCTTTCCGGGAAATCCGTAGAGCCCTTAGCGCCATTTCGCCCGGAGATACCGTCATCGTCGCCGATGGCAGTTACAAAGGCTTCGATGCCGTGAGCCTCGGTTCTGCAAACACTGTGACGAAAATCATTGCGCCAGGTCGCAAAGCCATCATCACAAAGACAACGGATCGTGGCATCAATAATCCTAACAACATGGTCGTTTGGCTCTGCACCAACGTCGTTTTTGAGGGGCTACAGACCTTCGGCTCCGCCAATGCAGGCATGCGCATCATTGAGTCCAACCACGTCACCGTACGTCATGGAGTTTTTGGCAATCACTATCGCTGGGGCGTTGTCACCAGTCATAGCAACGACATCGTACTCGAATACAATGATTGTTACGGCAGCATCGAACAGCATGGCATTTACGTGGCCAATAGCGGAGATCGGCCCATTGTGCGCGGCAACCGCCTGCACGACAACGTTGGCTCGGGACTTCGTTCCAATGGCGACGTCATTCAAGGGGGAGACGGTATCATCACGGGCGCTTTGTTCGAAAACAACATCATCTACAACAACGGCTCGTTAGGCGGGGCTGGCATGAACCTGGACGGCCTACAGGATGGCATCATTCGGAATAACCTCTTGTATAATAATTTAGCCACCGGCATCGCTCTTTTCAAAGGCGGCGGTGCCGAAGGCCCCAAGGGCATGCAGGTGCTCAATAACACCATCATCACCCCTGCCGCAGCCCGTTACAACCTGCGCATCACCGATGTCATCGGCCCCATCACCGTGCGTAACAATCTGCTTTACAATGCCACCACCGCTAAAGGCCCCTTCTCATGGAACACCCCATCTGATGCCGCGTGGACGGATAGCGACTACAACGCTTTTGGCGGCGGGCGCTTCATCTCTACCGACGGGGAAACCAGCCGCATTTCTTTAGAGACTTGGTTCGCCTCCGGGCATGAGCCCCACTCTATCCCTCTTATAACGCTGGAAAACTCGGTTGTGGCCCCAGCCGGCGCTGACTTCCGCCTCAAAACGGGCTCGCCCTTGATTGATGCAGGAACCACACTTGCCAACGTCACCACAGATATTCTGGGCACATCCCGCACACTCGGAAATGCACCCGACATCGGTGTTTACGAGCACGGCCTTTATGCCGCCTGGAAAGCCACCCTGGGCATCCCTCTTGCCACGCCAGACAGCTTCGATTCCGATGCTGACGGCATTCCCCTCCTGATGGAATACGCCATGAACTCTGACCCCAAAGCAGCCATTCCCATGAGGCAACTTGCCGTGACTCGCCAAGCAGGCTCGTTACAACTAAGCTACCCACTCCAAAGAGCCGATCTTGTGTATGCCGCCGAAACCTCATCCGACTTGAAAAACTGGACCAGCAATGGGGTGGAACATAGCTCTCCAGGCACGGCTTCTAGCGCATCCGTTTTAATCATTCCTAATCGCAGTCGTCAATTCTTGAGACTGAAGATTACCCTGCCCTAA
- the dhaL gene encoding dihydroxyacetone kinase subunit DhaL, translating to MELKPNQVRLMMLQVADAIIVAEPMLSQADRDLGDGDHGLGMKRGMEAVKAQLEPMEAASVEQVFVATGTAMMTSMGGASGALFGTVYRAGGKAVAGREVLDAEGLALFLQAALEGVMKRGGAKPGDKTMIDALAPAAEKAKEVSGLPLEEALVAVAAAAEAGKEASKAMIAQFGRAKTLGEACIGFPDAGACSVTIMLQTMLSFVKAAD from the coding sequence ATGGAACTGAAACCCAATCAAGTCCGGCTCATGATGCTGCAGGTGGCGGATGCCATCATTGTGGCAGAGCCGATGCTGTCTCAGGCAGATCGCGATCTCGGTGATGGTGATCATGGCCTGGGCATGAAGCGAGGGATGGAAGCGGTGAAAGCCCAGCTTGAGCCTATGGAAGCTGCTAGCGTGGAGCAAGTCTTCGTCGCTACAGGCACAGCTATGATGACCAGCATGGGCGGGGCCTCCGGCGCGCTTTTTGGTACGGTCTATCGTGCTGGTGGTAAGGCTGTGGCAGGTCGCGAGGTTTTGGATGCCGAAGGTCTGGCCCTCTTTCTTCAAGCTGCGCTGGAAGGCGTGATGAAGCGTGGCGGTGCAAAGCCTGGTGACAAGACCATGATCGACGCGCTAGCTCCTGCGGCTGAAAAAGCCAAGGAAGTCAGCGGGCTGCCTCTGGAGGAAGCTTTGGTGGCAGTGGCCGCTGCGGCTGAAGCCGGTAAGGAAGCTAGCAAAGCGATGATCGCTCAGTTTGGCCGTGCCAAAACTCTGGGCGAAGCCTGCATCGGGTTTCCAGATGCTGGGGCATGTTCGGTCACGATCATGTTGCAGACCATGCTGTCCTTTGTGAAGGCAGCAGACTAA
- a CDS encoding beta/alpha barrel domain-containing protein — MADISTSAADKKEKEYFANIPQEAPGFFLKGSHQYDWGLKNRLSQVFNPKDGRTVMLAFDHGYFQGPTTGLERVDQTILPLEPYADCLMLTRGIQRSVIPASTRKAIALRASGGTSMVSPFEEWEGELDGKKVKFGRPGFEPLSNESTALNIEEAIRLNASILAVQVFIGSAYERQSLKNLTDLVDAASRYGIAVMGVTAVGRAMARTAQYFRLATRIMAELGANVVKCYYTEEDFETVTSCCPVPIVIAGGKKLPELEALSMCYNAIQQGANGVDMGRNIFQSDAPISMMQAVRGVVHEGLTPEQGYQMYNDLKAKGTK, encoded by the coding sequence ATGGCCGACATCAGCACCAGCGCAGCAGACAAGAAAGAGAAGGAATACTTCGCCAACATCCCTCAGGAGGCCCCGGGCTTTTTCCTCAAGGGCTCCCACCAGTATGACTGGGGGCTCAAGAACCGCCTCAGCCAGGTCTTCAATCCCAAGGACGGCCGCACCGTCATGCTCGCTTTTGACCACGGTTATTTCCAGGGCCCGACTACTGGCCTCGAGCGTGTGGACCAGACCATCCTCCCTCTGGAGCCCTATGCCGACTGTTTGATGCTCACCCGTGGCATCCAGCGCAGCGTCATCCCTGCTTCCACTCGCAAAGCCATCGCCCTGCGTGCTTCCGGCGGCACCTCCATGGTCAGCCCCTTTGAAGAGTGGGAAGGCGAACTGGACGGTAAGAAGGTCAAGTTTGGTCGCCCTGGCTTTGAGCCCCTCTCCAACGAAAGCACCGCGCTGAACATTGAGGAAGCTATCCGTCTCAATGCCAGCATCCTGGCCGTGCAGGTCTTCATCGGCAGCGCTTATGAGCGCCAGTCCCTGAAGAACCTGACCGACCTGGTGGATGCCGCCAGCCGTTACGGCATCGCCGTGATGGGCGTGACCGCCGTGGGCCGTGCGATGGCCCGCACTGCGCAGTATTTCCGCCTGGCCACGCGCATCATGGCAGAGCTGGGAGCCAACGTGGTGAAGTGCTACTACACGGAAGAAGACTTTGAAACGGTGACGAGCTGCTGCCCAGTGCCGATCGTGATCGCGGGTGGGAAGAAGCTGCCCGAGTTGGAAGCCTTGAGCATGTGCTACAACGCGATCCAGCAGGGAGCCAATGGAGTGGACATGGGGCGAAACATCTTCCAGAGCGATGCGCCGATCAGCATGATGCAGGCGGTGCGAGGAGTGGTGCATGAAGGTCTGACGCCTGAACAGGGCTACCAGATGTACAACGATCTCAAGGCCAAAGGCACTAAGTAA
- a CDS encoding helix-turn-helix domain-containing protein, giving the protein MEKPVLSLVPSGTAHRVVGNRAVALPGVTVDILTTRKIELEQWELRRFHDPYWRLYWPLIAGGIVEIDGKETPLIPGSVYLIPPHTTFSTSTHQPFAKWYAHFNLGPLADRAAPGIYQFPITPEMRRLMQKLTKPASEFHRFPWHSILWVTEAVQCLPDSVWEQQRLDARVLTAMEFMNTHLSLKLTAEQIAKYAGLSVRNLNHLFQQELQQAPMRVLLDYRLDEACRLLRHGDTSIDEIAEQCGLINRHYLSRMMRQYRNTSPAAYRNEML; this is encoded by the coding sequence GTGGAGAAACCCGTTCTTAGCCTCGTTCCCTCAGGCACCGCACACCGTGTGGTGGGAAATCGCGCCGTCGCCCTTCCTGGCGTCACCGTGGACATTCTCACCACGCGCAAAATCGAACTTGAGCAGTGGGAACTACGCCGGTTTCACGATCCCTACTGGCGTCTCTACTGGCCCCTCATCGCAGGTGGCATAGTCGAGATCGACGGCAAGGAAACGCCCCTCATCCCTGGCAGTGTGTATCTCATCCCTCCACACACCACCTTCAGCACCAGCACGCACCAGCCCTTCGCCAAATGGTATGCACATTTTAATTTGGGGCCCCTCGCCGACCGCGCAGCTCCCGGCATCTATCAATTTCCCATCACACCTGAGATGCGGCGGCTGATGCAGAAGCTGACCAAGCCAGCCAGTGAGTTCCATCGCTTCCCCTGGCACTCCATCCTTTGGGTCACTGAGGCCGTGCAATGCCTGCCCGATAGCGTCTGGGAGCAACAGCGGCTCGACGCACGCGTCTTGACGGCGATGGAGTTCATGAATACCCACTTGAGCCTCAAACTGACGGCAGAACAGATCGCCAAATACGCCGGGCTAAGCGTGCGCAATTTGAACCACCTTTTTCAGCAGGAACTCCAGCAGGCCCCCATGCGGGTGCTCTTGGACTATCGGCTGGATGAAGCCTGCCGCCTACTCCGCCATGGCGATACCAGCATTGACGAAATCGCGGAGCAATGCGGCCTCATCAATCGCCACTACCTCAGCCGCATGATGCGTCAGTACCGGAATACCTCCCCGGCTGCTTATCGCAATGAGATGCTCTGA
- a CDS encoding 3-keto-disaccharide hydrolase, which yields MKLLFSVLSLLVVCSLVAQEGAKEVPAKTEWVLFDGKSMANWEAVDMGGSGEVTVEGGQMVINQGESLSGVVYKKVEELPLTNYEITVQAKRLQGVDFFCGLTFPIGDVKKCATLVCGGWGGSVTGISSIDDLNAANNATGTYQRYEDDKWYTIRLRVTPENLSVWVDEKQVVDQDIKGRKVALREGPIDAYAPLSLTTYNTMAAIKSVRFKVIPAAK from the coding sequence ATGAAACTCTTGTTCTCCGTCCTTTCCCTCCTTGTTGTCTGTTCCCTTGTGGCTCAGGAGGGAGCAAAAGAGGTCCCTGCAAAAACAGAGTGGGTGCTTTTTGATGGCAAATCCATGGCCAACTGGGAGGCGGTGGACATGGGCGGGAGCGGCGAAGTGACGGTGGAAGGCGGTCAGATGGTCATCAACCAAGGGGAGAGTCTGAGTGGTGTGGTTTATAAGAAGGTCGAAGAGCTGCCTCTGACGAATTATGAAATCACCGTGCAGGCCAAGCGGTTGCAGGGCGTGGACTTCTTTTGCGGTCTGACTTTCCCTATTGGAGATGTGAAAAAATGCGCCACGCTCGTTTGCGGTGGTTGGGGCGGCAGTGTGACGGGCATCAGCAGCATTGATGATCTGAACGCTGCCAACAATGCGACGGGAACCTACCAGCGTTATGAAGATGACAAGTGGTACACCATTCGTCTCCGGGTAACGCCTGAAAACCTGAGCGTCTGGGTGGATGAAAAGCAGGTGGTGGATCAGGATATCAAAGGACGAAAAGTGGCTCTTCGTGAGGGCCCTATTGATGCCTACGCGCCGCTTTCTTTGACGACTTACAACACGATGGCGGCGATCAAGAGCGTGCGTTTTAAAGTCATTCCTGCGGCGAAATAA
- a CDS encoding L,D-transpeptidase, with product MKATTPRRLLQAIALVAVAATMSSCATKKRGNFSTSFDPPAKAVTNPSAVKVKLSTSAQRVYVMQGNEVLLATPCSVGTASTPTPHGTFRIYSKQANRRRQSSPGAGYPMSFWMEFKTAYGMHWGWVKPYPCTHGCVRLPIKSAQKIFSMVPQGAPLIIASSHPEDATIGKTLPVLDDSTLADPPMNYMLSQQVFEDAKKGKIYTY from the coding sequence ATGAAAGCCACTACCCCACGTCGTCTCCTCCAAGCCATCGCCCTCGTCGCGGTGGCCGCTACCATGAGCAGCTGCGCCACCAAAAAGCGCGGTAATTTCTCTACCAGCTTTGACCCACCTGCCAAGGCCGTCACCAATCCTTCCGCCGTGAAGGTGAAGCTTAGCACCAGCGCCCAGCGCGTGTACGTCATGCAGGGCAATGAAGTCCTCCTCGCCACCCCTTGCTCGGTCGGCACTGCCAGCACCCCGACCCCTCATGGCACTTTCCGCATTTACAGCAAGCAGGCAAACCGCCGCCGCCAGAGCAGCCCAGGCGCAGGTTACCCGATGAGCTTTTGGATGGAGTTCAAGACCGCCTACGGCATGCACTGGGGCTGGGTGAAACCCTACCCTTGCACCCACGGTTGCGTCCGCCTGCCCATCAAGTCCGCGCAGAAAATCTTCTCCATGGTCCCCCAGGGCGCTCCTCTGATCATCGCCTCCAGCCATCCTGAAGACGCCACCATCGGCAAGACCCTCCCCGTGCTGGATGACTCCACTCTGGCAGACCCTCCGATGAACTACATGCTGAGCCAGCAGGTCTTCGAAGATGCCAAAAAAGGCAAAATTTACACTTACTAA
- a CDS encoding 4-hydroxy-3-methylbut-2-enyl diphosphate reductase, whose translation MSATPSAPAARRVNVRTPEVMERVQAEVETHYRSTLVEAIRVQGSVIQIGNTTVRLARDFGFCYGVERAIDLAYAARRVFADRRVFLLGEIIHNPEVNRQLTEMGIVSIPVSQHEEELAKLNSDDVVIVPAFGAETKLMKIIAERGCMVVDTTCGDVMSVWKRVRNYAKNDFTSIIHGKASHEETRATSSRALGDQGNGHYLVVLTLSDVDYVCEYIRHGGDKALFLERFKGASALSEGFDPDLHLQRIGVANQTTMLKSETEEIQRRLQKAIEDRDGNDATQKNFQVFDTICGATQERQDSLFLLLQQPLDVLLVVGGYNSSNTTHLVEIGEQQLPTFFIRTAECLTSLEQIVHFDLHLKAEKTSYSTKLAEDGPVTIGITAGASCPNNLIEDTLLRVFQLRGISPDQVRAQVGV comes from the coding sequence ATGTCTGCTACCCCTTCAGCTCCCGCCGCCCGCCGTGTCAACGTACGCACGCCGGAAGTCATGGAACGTGTGCAGGCAGAGGTGGAGACCCATTATCGCAGCACCTTGGTCGAGGCCATCCGCGTCCAAGGCAGCGTGATTCAAATTGGCAATACCACGGTCCGTCTGGCCCGCGATTTTGGGTTTTGTTATGGGGTGGAGCGTGCCATTGATCTCGCCTATGCCGCGCGCCGTGTCTTTGCAGACCGGCGCGTTTTTCTCCTCGGGGAAATCATTCACAATCCCGAGGTCAATCGTCAGCTCACCGAGATGGGCATCGTCAGCATCCCCGTCAGTCAGCATGAGGAAGAACTGGCCAAGCTGAACAGTGACGATGTCGTCATCGTGCCCGCTTTTGGCGCGGAGACCAAGCTGATGAAAATCATCGCCGAACGCGGCTGCATGGTTGTCGATACCACCTGTGGGGATGTCATGAGCGTTTGGAAGCGCGTGCGTAACTACGCCAAGAACGATTTCACCTCCATTATCCATGGCAAAGCCAGCCATGAAGAAACCCGCGCCACTTCCTCCCGCGCATTAGGCGACCAAGGCAATGGCCATTACCTCGTCGTTCTCACCCTTTCAGACGTGGATTACGTCTGCGAATACATCCGCCATGGCGGCGATAAAGCCCTCTTTCTAGAACGCTTCAAAGGTGCCAGCGCCCTTTCCGAAGGGTTTGATCCCGACCTACATCTCCAGCGCATCGGAGTGGCCAATCAGACCACCATGCTGAAGTCCGAGACGGAAGAAATCCAGCGCCGCCTTCAAAAGGCCATCGAAGACCGTGATGGCAACGACGCCACACAAAAGAATTTCCAGGTCTTCGATACCATCTGCGGAGCCACCCAGGAGCGTCAAGACTCCCTCTTTCTTCTCCTCCAGCAGCCTCTCGATGTACTGCTCGTCGTCGGTGGTTACAACAGCTCCAATACCACCCACCTTGTGGAAATCGGCGAGCAACAGCTTCCCACATTCTTCATTCGTACAGCCGAGTGCCTGACATCTCTGGAGCAGATCGTCCACTTTGACCTCCACTTGAAAGCGGAAAAAACCAGTTATTCCACTAAACTGGCTGAAGACGGCCCCGTCACCATTGGCATCACCGCCGGAGCCTCTTGCCCGAACAACCTTATCGAAGACACCCTTCTCAGGGTCTTCCAACTTCGCGGCATTTCGCCTGACCAAGTGCGCGCCCAGGTCGGCGTCTAA